The following proteins are encoded in a genomic region of Oreochromis aureus strain Israel breed Guangdong linkage group 8, ZZ_aureus, whole genome shotgun sequence:
- the ghdc gene encoding GH3 domain-containing protein isoform X1: protein MLQMSSSWFRVALPLCFAVLSVALAISGKTPAMPPPLPAVIGVCSVAGMALILKIKVENRTLSSLLSQHVAVKVVGWLGRRQRRKLEADTLKVKEIQQETLLKRLRKNADTYYGRQYDFSSIKDIKEFQACHPITTYTHYQDLINRIAAGEEKLIIAEKPLILAMTSGTSGSSAMLLSTKDTNTEFFLQGVTVCLDAMQQAFPETKSLQRTTKFFYTPTFRQSEARIPIGPNSSTPASSRHILNLYTTPAPAFEVPSEKDTLYLHLLFALKDPNVGTLESNFASTVFYAFSALQERWQELVEDIERGKISTALSLEPKVRAKLEALMKPDPQRAAQLRAHFQDGFRGIAKRLWPQLNLVLAVDSGSNQIYGEMLRESYCKGVPFYSPFYAATEGLIGVNLWPQESERRYLLCPRSMFCEFLPESSLDEEAPHTLLMEEVKEGENYELLVTNASGLYRYRIGDIVKVVGFHNQCPIVEFQYRRGQMLNVRGEKVSEALFLSALKKAVAQWPGAQLVDYCCAESGILGDTIGGSDPHYQVFLELKGVRRLTEEQRHKLDISLQQDSAVYKSFRIKGSIGPMRVQLVAEGAFNKLRKQMMAYSSTSPNTFKMQRVLRRKEYAEFLLGKTIS, encoded by the exons ATGCTTCAGATGTCTTCCTCTTGGTTTCGCGTTGCACTTCCGCTTTGTTTTGCGGTTTTATCGGTCGCCCTGGCCATCAGCGGAAAGACTCCCG CCATGCCGCCCCCTCTCCCCGCTGTCATCGGTGTGTGCTCTGTGGCCGGGATGGCACTCATCTTGAAGATAAAGGTTGAAAACCGGACGTTAAGCAGTCTTCTGAGCCAGCATGTAGCGGTAAAGGTTGTAGGCTGGCTGGGCAGGCGGCAGAGAAGGAAACTTGAAGCCGACACACTCAAAGTGAAAGAAATCCAACAGGAGACGCTGCTGAAGCGCTTGCGTAAAAACGCAGATACGTATTATGGAAGACAGTACGACTTCAGCTCAATTAAAG ATATTAAAGAATTTCAGGCATGCCATCCTATTACTACATACACGCACTATCAAGACCTAATCAACCGCATCGCAGCTGGAGAAGAGAAGCTCATCATTGCAGAGAAGCCATTAATTCTGGCCATGACCTCCGGGACATCAGGATCCAGCGCCATGCTGCTCAGCACTAAGGACACCAACACTGAGTTCTTCCTGCAG GGAGTGACTGTGTGCTTAGATGCCATGCAGCAGGCATTTCCTGAGACCAAGAGCCTTCAACGCACCACCAAGTTCTTTTACACTCCTACTTTTCGGCAGTCTGAGGCCAGAATTCCCATCGGACCAAACTCCTCGACACCAGCCTCCTCACGCCACATCCTAAACCTGTACACGACTCCAGCACCTGCCTTCGAG GTTCCCAGTGAGAAGGACACACTCTatttgcatcttctttttgcGCTGAAAGATCCTAATGTGGGAACTCTGGAGTCCAACTTCGCTTCCACAGTTTTCTATGCCTTCAGTGCCTTACAG GAGCGTTGGCAGGAACTTGTGGAGGACATTGAACGGGggaaaatcagcactgctctgtCTCTGGAGCCCAAAGTGAGGGCCAAGCTTGAAGCGCTAATGAAGCCAGACCcacagagagctgcccagctcCGGGCCCACTTCCAGGATGGCTTCAGGGGGATTGCCAAGCGCCTGTGGCCTCAACTGAACCTGGTCCTGGCAGTGGACTCAGGCTCCAATCAGATCTACGGTGAAATGTTGAGGGAGAGTTACTGCAAAGGAGTGCCTTTCTACTCGCCCTTCTATGCTGCTACTGAAG GTTTAATTGGGGTGAACCTGTGGCCTCAGGAGTCAGAAAGACGTTACTTGCTGTGCCCTCGCTCAATGTTCTGCGAGTTCCTCCCAGAGAGCAGCCTGGATGAGGAGGCCCCTCACACTCTGCtgatggaggaggtgaaggAGGGAGAAAACTATGAGCTGCTTGTCACAAATGCTTCAGGACTTTACAG ATATCGCATCGGAGACATTGTAAAAGTTGTTGGATTTCACAACCAGTGTCCCATCGTGGAGTTTCAGTACAG ACGAGGTCAGATGCTGAATGTTCGAGGAGAGAAAGTGTCAGAAGCGTTGTTCCTTAGTGCTTTGAAGAAGGCCGTCGCTCAGTGGCCAGGAGCTCAGCTGGTTGACTACTGCTGTGCTGAGAGCGGCATCCTGG GAGATACAATTGGTGGCTCGGACCCTCACTACCAGGTGTTCTTAGAGCTGAAAGGTGTGAGGAGGCTTACAGAGGAACAACGACATAAG CTGGACATTTCTCTCCAGCAGGATTCGGCCGTCTACAAATCCTTCCGTATCAAAGGCAGCATCGGGCCAATGAGAGTGCAGCTGGTGGCAGAGGGAGCATTTAACAAACTTCGTAAGCAGATGATGGCGTACTCGAGCACCTCACCCAATACGTTCAAAATGCAGCGGGTGCTGCGCAGGAAAGAATATGCTGAATTCCTTCTGGGCAAAACGATTTCCTGA
- the ghdc gene encoding GH3 domain-containing protein isoform X2, producing MVWVEMDRRVKAKGAQHLWKHLQDCWKTISAMPPPLPAVIGVCSVAGMALILKIKVENRTLSSLLSQHVAVKVVGWLGRRQRRKLEADTLKVKEIQQETLLKRLRKNADTYYGRQYDFSSIKDIKEFQACHPITTYTHYQDLINRIAAGEEKLIIAEKPLILAMTSGTSGSSAMLLSTKDTNTEFFLQGVTVCLDAMQQAFPETKSLQRTTKFFYTPTFRQSEARIPIGPNSSTPASSRHILNLYTTPAPAFEVPSEKDTLYLHLLFALKDPNVGTLESNFASTVFYAFSALQERWQELVEDIERGKISTALSLEPKVRAKLEALMKPDPQRAAQLRAHFQDGFRGIAKRLWPQLNLVLAVDSGSNQIYGEMLRESYCKGVPFYSPFYAATEGLIGVNLWPQESERRYLLCPRSMFCEFLPESSLDEEAPHTLLMEEVKEGENYELLVTNASGLYRYRIGDIVKVVGFHNQCPIVEFQYRRGQMLNVRGEKVSEALFLSALKKAVAQWPGAQLVDYCCAESGILGDTIGGSDPHYQVFLELKGVRRLTEEQRHKLDISLQQDSAVYKSFRIKGSIGPMRVQLVAEGAFNKLRKQMMAYSSTSPNTFKMQRVLRRKEYAEFLLGKTIS from the exons atggtttgggttgagatggaccgcagagtgaaggcaaaaggtgCTCAGCATCTATGGAAAcaccttcaagactgttggaaaaccatttcag CCATGCCGCCCCCTCTCCCCGCTGTCATCGGTGTGTGCTCTGTGGCCGGGATGGCACTCATCTTGAAGATAAAGGTTGAAAACCGGACGTTAAGCAGTCTTCTGAGCCAGCATGTAGCGGTAAAGGTTGTAGGCTGGCTGGGCAGGCGGCAGAGAAGGAAACTTGAAGCCGACACACTCAAAGTGAAAGAAATCCAACAGGAGACGCTGCTGAAGCGCTTGCGTAAAAACGCAGATACGTATTATGGAAGACAGTACGACTTCAGCTCAATTAAAG ATATTAAAGAATTTCAGGCATGCCATCCTATTACTACATACACGCACTATCAAGACCTAATCAACCGCATCGCAGCTGGAGAAGAGAAGCTCATCATTGCAGAGAAGCCATTAATTCTGGCCATGACCTCCGGGACATCAGGATCCAGCGCCATGCTGCTCAGCACTAAGGACACCAACACTGAGTTCTTCCTGCAG GGAGTGACTGTGTGCTTAGATGCCATGCAGCAGGCATTTCCTGAGACCAAGAGCCTTCAACGCACCACCAAGTTCTTTTACACTCCTACTTTTCGGCAGTCTGAGGCCAGAATTCCCATCGGACCAAACTCCTCGACACCAGCCTCCTCACGCCACATCCTAAACCTGTACACGACTCCAGCACCTGCCTTCGAG GTTCCCAGTGAGAAGGACACACTCTatttgcatcttctttttgcGCTGAAAGATCCTAATGTGGGAACTCTGGAGTCCAACTTCGCTTCCACAGTTTTCTATGCCTTCAGTGCCTTACAG GAGCGTTGGCAGGAACTTGTGGAGGACATTGAACGGGggaaaatcagcactgctctgtCTCTGGAGCCCAAAGTGAGGGCCAAGCTTGAAGCGCTAATGAAGCCAGACCcacagagagctgcccagctcCGGGCCCACTTCCAGGATGGCTTCAGGGGGATTGCCAAGCGCCTGTGGCCTCAACTGAACCTGGTCCTGGCAGTGGACTCAGGCTCCAATCAGATCTACGGTGAAATGTTGAGGGAGAGTTACTGCAAAGGAGTGCCTTTCTACTCGCCCTTCTATGCTGCTACTGAAG GTTTAATTGGGGTGAACCTGTGGCCTCAGGAGTCAGAAAGACGTTACTTGCTGTGCCCTCGCTCAATGTTCTGCGAGTTCCTCCCAGAGAGCAGCCTGGATGAGGAGGCCCCTCACACTCTGCtgatggaggaggtgaaggAGGGAGAAAACTATGAGCTGCTTGTCACAAATGCTTCAGGACTTTACAG ATATCGCATCGGAGACATTGTAAAAGTTGTTGGATTTCACAACCAGTGTCCCATCGTGGAGTTTCAGTACAG ACGAGGTCAGATGCTGAATGTTCGAGGAGAGAAAGTGTCAGAAGCGTTGTTCCTTAGTGCTTTGAAGAAGGCCGTCGCTCAGTGGCCAGGAGCTCAGCTGGTTGACTACTGCTGTGCTGAGAGCGGCATCCTGG GAGATACAATTGGTGGCTCGGACCCTCACTACCAGGTGTTCTTAGAGCTGAAAGGTGTGAGGAGGCTTACAGAGGAACAACGACATAAG CTGGACATTTCTCTCCAGCAGGATTCGGCCGTCTACAAATCCTTCCGTATCAAAGGCAGCATCGGGCCAATGAGAGTGCAGCTGGTGGCAGAGGGAGCATTTAACAAACTTCGTAAGCAGATGATGGCGTACTCGAGCACCTCACCCAATACGTTCAAAATGCAGCGGGTGCTGCGCAGGAAAGAATATGCTGAATTCCTTCTGGGCAAAACGATTTCCTGA